The following are encoded together in the Culex pipiens pallens isolate TS chromosome 1, TS_CPP_V2, whole genome shotgun sequence genome:
- the LOC120421785 gene encoding probable multidrug resistance-associated protein lethal(2)03659, producing the protein MNRDKDFSKNKLENPVQNASFISRRTFWWLKDIFRAGQRKAITEDLLYASLPEHRSGQLSERFERLWTEELVRPQPSLMRTFCRAFGAVTLFWGLLFSVLETANRVAQPLLLGALVSYFSPGQTEISEREAYYYAAGIIVCSLIPVLTFHPFILFIFEIGLKLRVGASCLIYNKSLRLTKSTTATDGLSGKILNLLSNDVGKFDIALAFIHDLWKGPMEALLLGYFIYIEIGYSGLLGMGFLLSFIPLQAWIGKKTATYRMKAAKRTDLRVRFMNEIIQGIQVIKMYTWENSFAKMVETVRRKEINAIRGGAYVRATLISFFVVSRVSIFLSLLSYTYTGNVITARKVFIVTSFYSILNESMVHFWPMAITFCAEGYISIKRVQEFLLTAEGKEKLRVDKAVSPTVLIEDEEKRKEQANGKLAEKEEVEQLLPAKRVVNVNCERKGIVLEGVTAKWVVSAEEANVGIAGVTSTVNQGQLCVVIGPVGSGKSTLLQVLLGELDVDEGMVQINGSVSYAAQEPWLFEGSIRNNILFVEDFDEQRYLDVVRVCALERDFQLFPHGDQTIVGERGISLSGGQKARVNLARAIYKKSDIYLLDDPLSAVDTHVGKHIYEMCIREFLADKVCVLVTHQLQYLKDVQHIMLMNGGSVEAQGTYREIKKTQLDSIVALTPEESPTENKFEKDFQKLTAHSEKVNLDQEKQEEVEESQGEGSVSMSVYKTYITAIGSCGWIFFISVLVVLAQVAVSGVDFFVAQWVNWEESLGLEVIEQSENGTTIEPPADHSEERQRYVLIYSILIGFFVYLILQRTFSFFYVCLRISMNLHDRMFRGLTRATMHFFNSNPSGRILNRFSKDIGAIDTTLPMSLIDCLVFFLEMISVVVLVSIVNYWFLVPTAVIAILMFFIRKVYLNTSRVVKRIESVNRSPIFTHANATLQGLSTIRAFQAQKVLSREFNEQMDVNTAAWYIFITTTRAFAFWLDVVCVIYIAVVTLSFLVMGQNSLGGSVGLAITQTISLIGMCQWGMRQSAELENQMVSVERVNEYTNLTAEPPLETAPKHRPQRNWPENGVIKFFNVDLRYSEDGEKVLKDLSFTVQSNEKIGIVGRTGAGKSSLIQALFRLAPYEGTIEIDDIDTKTLGLRDLRSKISIIPQDPILFSGTLRSNLDPFEEKSDEELWRALDQVELKEAVSSLAGGLECKMSDGGTNFSMGQRQLVCLARAILRNNKILVLDEATANVDPETDKLIQTTIRGKFADCTVLTIAHRLHTVMDSDRVLVMDAGRVVEFGHPHELLHGPSGYLRRLVDQTGVATAALLMRIADENHRKLKEQ; encoded by the exons ATGAATCGTGACAAGGACTTCAGCAAGAACAAGCTGGAAAACCCCGTCCAGAATGCCTCGTTCATCTCGCGGCGGACCTTCTGGTGGTTGAAGGACATCTTTCGGGCGGGGCAACGGAAGGCAATCACAGAGGACTTGCTGTACGCGAGCTTGCCGGAACACCGCAGTGGTCAGCTGTCGGAGCGCTTCGAGCGGTTGTGGACTGAGGAGTTGGTCCGACCTCAGCCCAGCTTGATGCGGACGTTCTGTCGAGCGTTTGGAGCGGTTACGCTGTTCTGGGGACTGCTGTTTTCAGTGCTGGAAACGGCGAATAGAGTTGCGCAACCGCTGCTCCTTGGAGCTCTAGTGTCTTACTTCTCGCCGGGACAAACCGAAATTAGTGAACGCGAAGCGTACTACTACGCGGCCGGCATCATCGTGTGTTCGCTGATCCCAGTACTTACATTCCATCCGTTCATCCTGTTCATATTCGAAATTGGCCTTAAGCTACGCGTCGGCGCTTCCTGTCTAATCTACAATAAG TCGCTGAGGCTCACCAAGTCAACGACCGCCACCGACGGGCTGAGCGGGAAGATACTCAACCTGCTGTCCAACGATGTCGGGAAGTTCGACATCGCGCTTGCGTTCATCCACGACCTGTGGAAAGGCCCTATGGAGGCTCTACTGTTGGGTTACTTTATCTACATTGAGATTGGCTACTCCGGACTGCTCGGAATGGGTTTCCTGCTCAGTTTTATCCCATTGCAAG CCTGGATCGGCAAAAAGACGGCCACCTACCGGATGAAGGCGGCCAAGCGAACCGACCTGCGCGTTCGCTTCATGAACGAAATCATTCAGGGCATCCAGGTGATCAAAATGTACACCTGGGAGAACTCGTTCGCCAAAATGGTGGAAACCGTCCGGCGGAAGGAGATCAACGCAATCCGCGGCGGAGCGTACGTCCGAGCGACGCTCATCTCCTTCTTCGTAGTGTCCCGGGTATCAATCTTCCTGAGTTTACTGTCGTACACCTACACCGGCAACGTAATCACCGCCCGCAAGGTGTTCATCGTGACCAGCTTCTACAGCATCCTGAACGAATCGATGGTGCACTTTTGGCCGATGGCCATCACGTTCTGCGCCGAGGGGTACATCTCGATCAAGCGGGTGCAGGAGTTCCTTCTGACTGCTGAGGGGAAGGAAAAGCTTAGGGTGGACAAGGCGGTGTCGCCTACTGTGTTGATCGAAGACGAGGAAAAGCGGAAGGAGCAAGCCAACGGGAAGCTGGCGGAAAAGGAAGAAGTCGAGCAGCTGCTGCCGGCGAAGCGGGTCGTGAACGTGAACTGTGAACGCAAGGGAATCGTGCTGGAGGGCGTAACGGCCAAGTGGGTTGTGAGTGCGGAAGAAGCGAACGTGGGAATAGCTGGGGTGACGAGCACGGTGAATCAGGGACAGTTGTGCGTTGTGATTGGACCGGTGGGGTCGGGCAAGTCTACGCTGTTGCAAGTGCTACTGGGGGAGTTGGACGTCGACGAGGGAATGGTTCAGATCAATGGGTCGGTTAGTTATGCGGCGCAGGAGCCGTGGCTGTTCGAGGGAAGCATACGGAACAACATTCTGTTTGTGGAGGATTTCGACGAGCAGCGGTACTTGGACGTGGTAAGGGTTTGTGCGCTGGAGAGAGATTTTCAGCTGTTTCCACATGGAGATCAAACGATCGTTGGTGAGCGTGGTATTAGCTTGAGTGGAGGTCAGAAGGCGAGAGTCAATTTGGCCCGGGCGATCTACAAGAAGAGTGACATCTACCTGCTGGATGATCCTCTGTCAGCTGTGGATACGCACGTTGGTAAGCACATCTACGAGATGTGCATTCGCGAGTTCCTAGCGGACAAAGTATGCGTTCTGGTGACGCATCAACTGCAGTATTTGAAGGACGTACAGCACATCATGCTTATGAACGGGGGATCGGTGGAAGCCCAGGGAACGTATCGAGAAATCAAGAAAACTCAGCTTGACTCGATAGTGGCGTTGACACCGGAGGAATCTCCCACGGAGAACAAGTTCGAGAAGGACTTCCAGAAGCTGACCGCGCACAGCGAGAAGGTCAACCTGGACCAGGAAAAGCAGGAGGAGGTGGAGGAATCTCAGGGCGAAGGCTCGGTGAGCATGTCCGTGTACAAAACGTACATCACTGCGATCGGCAGCTGCGGCTGGATCTTTTTCATCTCGGTGCTGGTAGTGTTGGCCCAGGTTGCCGTCAGCGGGGTGGACTTTTTCGTCGCTCAATGGGTCAACTGGGAGGAGTCGCTGGGGCTGGAGGTAATCGAGCAAAGCGAAAATGGAACAACTATCGAACCACCCGCCGATCACAGCGAAGAACGCCAGCGATACGTGCTGATCTACAGCATCCTGATCGGGTTTTTCGTGTATCTGATCCTCCAGCGCACGTTCTCCTTCTTCTACGTGTGTCTACGAATCTCAATGAACCTGCACGATCGCATGTTCCGTGGCCTAACGCGAGCCACGATGCACTTCTTCAACAGTAACCCGTCCGGGCGAATCCTGAACCGCTTCTCGAAGGACATCGGAGCGATCGATACGACACTGCCGATGTCGCTGATCGACTGTTTGGTGTTCTTCCTGGAGATGATCTCCGTTGTGGTGCTCGTGTCGATCGTCAACTACTGGTTCCTGGTGCCAACGGCGGTGATTGCGATTCTCATGTTCTTTATCCGGAAGGTTTACCTGAACACTTCGCGGGTCGTCAAGCGCATAGAATCGGTGAACCGATCGCCGATCTTTACCCACGCGAACGCCACCCTGCAGGGACTGTCCACGATCCGTGCCTTCCAGGCGCAAAAGGTGTTGAGCAGGGAGTTCAACGAACAGATGGACGTCAATACGGCCGCGTGGTACATCTTCATCACGACTACGCGAGCGTTCGCCTTCTGGCTGGACGTGGTCTGCGTGATCTACATTGCGGTGGTGACGCTGAGCTTTCTGGTGATGGGCCAGAACTCGCTCGGAGGAAGCGTCGGGTTGGCCATCACGCAGACCATTAGTTTGATCGGGATGTGCCAGTGGGGAATGCGTCAATCGGCGGAGCTGGAGAACCAGATGGTGTCGGTGGAGCGTGTCAACGAGTACACGAACCTGACGGCGGAACCTCCGCTGGAGACGGCGCCCAAGCATCGACCGCAGCGCAACTGGCCAGAGAATGGGGTGATCAAGTTCTTCAACGTCGACTTGAGGTACTCGGAAGATGGGGAGAAGGTGCTGAAAGACTTGAGCTTTACGGTACAGTCGAACGAGAAGATTGGTATCGTTGGAAGAACCGGAGCGGGCAAGTCTTCGCTGATTCAAGCACTGTTCCGGCTCGCTCCTTACGAAGGGACGATCGAGATCGACGACATCGACACCAAGACGCTCGGACTGAGGGATCTTCGCAGCAAGATCTCGATCATTCCGCAGGATCCGATTCTGTTCTCGGGAACGCTGCGAAGCAATCTGGATCCGTTTGAGGAGAAGAGCGACGAAGAGCTGTGGCGAGCGCTGGACCAGGTCGAGCTGAAGGAAGCCGTCTCATCGCTGGCCGGTGGACTAGAGTGCAAGATGTCCGACGGGGGTACCAACTTCAGCATGGGCCAACGACAGCTGGTCTGCCTGGCGAGGGCCATCCTGCGGAACAACAAGATTCTGGTGCTGGACGAAGCGACTGCCAACGTCGATCCGGA AACGGACAAACTCATCCAGACCACGATCCGGGGCAAGTTTGCCGACTGCACAGTATTAACGATCGCGCACCGGCTGCACACCGTCATGGACAGCGACCGGGTGCTGGTGATGGACGCGGGCCGCGTCGTCGAGTTTGGCCACCCGCACGAGCTGCTGCACGGTCCCTCGGGGTACCTGCGGCGGTTGGTCGACCAGACGGGCGTTGCGACGGCGGCGCTGCTGATGCGGATAGCGGACGAAAATCATCGGAAACTCAAGGAGCAGTAG